The proteins below are encoded in one region of Alosa sapidissima isolate fAloSap1 chromosome 24, fAloSap1.pri, whole genome shotgun sequence:
- the LOC121700265 gene encoding uncharacterized protein LOC121700265 — MARHLQQVHANEREVASTLMHPKGSKARTVSLQSIRNEGNYRHNAEVIRTGRGELVPRKRPTMKTQRSDFLHCLFCHGLFMRENVWRYHKTCPMKPKNSSTTPGKTRVQKMCAFMEPIPSHINEKLWTLLSTMSQDEITHTVKNDERILQLGQQHLNKSGSNPKRYENIRQKMREVGRLLITARKMTAVKDIKDLIDAKKYQTVVKAVKETCGYDSRTETYKIKGLALKLGHSLKKVAKLMESNGRMSGNYEMVAQAVDFQKVHETKWCDYISSTALRNLHEAKWNTPLILPFTEDIQKLHSYLDSKNDEYHKLLSEEPSDVRWSCLAQTCLASVILFNRREGEVSSMPL, encoded by the coding sequence ATGGCGAGGCATCTTCAACAAGTTCATGCAAATGAACGGGAGGTAGCATCTACTTTAATGCACCCAAAGGGATCCAAAGCGAGGACGGTTTCTTTGCAGTCAATTCGAAATGAGGGCAACTACAGACACAATGCCGAGGTGATCAGGACTGGCAGGGGTGAACTGGTCCCCCGAAAAAGACCTACGATGAAGACACAACGCTCTGACTTTTTGCattgtttgttttgccatggACTGTTTATGAGAGAAAATGTATGGCGATATCACAAAACTTGTCCAATGAAACCCAAAAATTCAAGCACAACCCCTGGGAAGACGCGGGTGcagaaaatgtgtgcttttatgGAGCCCATTCCTTCCCACATAAATGAAAAACTTTGGACATTGCTAAGTACTATGTCACAGGATGAAATAACACACACTGTCAAAAATGATGAGCGTATTTTGCAATTAGGACAACAACACTTGAATAAGAGTGGTTCAAACCCCAAAAGATATGAGAACATCAGGCAGAAGATGCGTGAGGTCGGGCGACTACTGATTACCGCACGGAAGATGACTGCAGTTAAAGATATTAAGGACCTCATTGATGCGAAGAAGTACCAGACAGTGGTGAAGGCAGTAAAGGAGACTTGTGGATACGATAGTCGGACTGAAACTTACAAAATCAAAGGCCTTGCACTGAAGCTTGGCCACAGTCTTAAAAAGGTTGCAAAACTTATGGAAAGCAACGGCAGAATGAGTGGAAATTATGAGATGGTTGCACAAGCAGTGGATTTCCAGAAGGTACATGAAACCAAATGGTGTGACTATATATCCTCGACTGCTCTCAGGAATCTACACGAGGCCAAATGGAACACTCCATTGATCCTTCCTTTTACGGAGGATATCCAAAAACTTCATTCGTATTTGGACTCCAAGAATGACGAATATCACAAACTTCTTTCAGAAGAACCCTCAGATGTAAGATGGTCATGTTTAGCCCAGACATGTTTGGCAAGTGTTATACTTTTCAACAGGAGAGAGGGCGAAGTGTCTTCTATGCCTTTGTGA